Part of the Stigmatopora nigra isolate UIUO_SnigA unplaced genomic scaffold, RoL_Snig_1.1 HiC_scaffold_225, whole genome shotgun sequence genome, atatatatatatatatagtatatatatatatatatatatatatatatatatatatatatatatatatatatatatatatatatatatatatatattatatatatatatatatatatatatatatatatatatatatatatatatatatatatatatatatatatatatatatatatatatatatatatatatatatatatatatatatatatatatatatatatatatatataatatatatatatatatatatatatatatatatatatatatatatatatatagatatatatatatatatatatatagatatatagatatatagatatatatatatatatatatatatatatatatatatagatagatatatagatatatagatatatatatatatatatatatatatatatatatatatatatatatatatatatctatatatatatatatattatatatatataatatatatatatatatatatatataatatatataatatatatatatatatatataatatactataatatatattatatatatatatatatatatatatatatatatatatatatatatatatatatatatatattatatgtatatgtatatgtatatgtatatgtatatgtatatgtatatgtatatgtatatgtatatgtatatgtatatgtatatgtatatgtatatgtatatatatatatatatatatatatatatatatatatatatatatatatatatatatatatatataatatatatatatatatatatatatatatatatatatatatatatatattatatatatatatatatatatatatatatatatatatatatatatatatatatctatatctatatctatatctatatctatatctatatctatatctatatctatatctatatctatatctatatctatatctatatctatatctatatctatatctatatctatatctatatctatatctatatctatatctatatctatatctatatctatatctatatctatatctatatctatatctatatctatatactatatatatatatatatatatatatatatatatatatatatatataattatatatatatatatatatatatatatatatatatatatatatatatatatatatatatatatatatatatatatatatatatatctatatctatatctatatctatatctatatctatatctatatctatatctatatctatatctatatctatatctatatctatatctatatatatatatatatatatatatatatatatatatatactatatatatatatatatatatatatatatatatatatatatatatatatatatatatatatatatatatatatatatatatatatatatatatatatatatataatatatatatatatatatatatatacatacatacatttattcatttatacatataaacacataaacacatttacatatatacatatatatagttttaTTCTGAAGTAATAAAAACCAAAATTAAGCAAACTGACAAGACAGCAGCACTCCATAAGTGACGCGCGGAATAATTCTTCTGCCATTTTCTCTACCGGACCACAAAAACCGGACACCGCTTGGTTCCCGTCCATGGCTGGCTCTTTACACCGACGTAAATTTTATACTAACTAAAACATATTGAGACGAACAAAGTAAGTGTTCTGAAACAATTGGATGACATTTGTTTTGTCAAACGATTGCTCCTTTTTTCGAACACGCTTAAAGTCTTTACTTCTCGGTCCACGCCAACTAAACACAGTCTGTTGTTTATAAATGTTGTTTGACGAATAGCTCACCAAGTTATCTTAAATAAGCAATATGTTGACGAGAACTAAAATTAAACCAGCACGTTTGCTAGTCTTTTATGTATGttagttaacttttttttttaatatcagttATGTCATTGAAGAAAGACCTGTATGCTATTCTTGGAGCCAGCCCTTCAGATTCAGTCCAGGAACTCCGACACAAGTACCAGAAGCTGGTTTTACAGGTATTGATGTGTAATAtaccattttttattataatctGCACCGTGAGTGAGTGATGAGCCGATTTGCCTCATATCCTGGGATTTCGGTCCCCTAAGGACTGCCTTTTACTTTTCTCTcatctgtttttctttcattctaatctttatttttcaagTAGAGCCTTACATTTTGTAGCTTGACATACCAGACGGACGGTTCCATGTATCCGCCACAGAAAAATTACTCAGGTCCGTGTGGTTAAGATTAAGGATGTTCTGAGGcggttttttttactttcaatccAATGTTTTTCAAGATATGTTTCACCATATTTATTTAAGTCTATTATGCAAAAATAGTCTAAGTGTTACACTGAGCCTTGGTGGTGTAGGTACACCACTAATCATTAGTTTTCCtagccactttatcctcacgagCGTCACAGGGTTCTGGAGCCCATtcaagctgacttcaggccagaggtggtgGACACTAAATCATACCTAaggcgatttagagtgtccaaccagcctacactcgacacacacacacacacaaaaaaacgacattgggTGAAGCCAACTGATACCAGCACCTCGAAGCCCTACACCGGACAGTTAAACTGAATCTCTCACTGCATTATTAATTGATTGTGACAAATTGAAAAGAGTAATATTGGATATACACATTGCTCATTTGTTTCACATATAGAtacatttacattacatttaacATATCTGTCAGATGCATTTTTACACGAAAGTTTAACTTCTCTGCTGTTATGTATGTTGTTCGGAACCCCCAGtcccaaaaatataaatgattttAATGTTTACATCTTTGTCAATCAACCCATGACATACCAGATTTTTTGCAGTGCTGAAAATATTCTCAATCACGCtgtacaatggtacctcgacatacgagtggcctgACATACGaacaattcgagatacgagtaaaattttgggcaaatttttatcttgagatatgagacaaattttgatatacgagcagagaGCAGAGgagagatgctgctcataagaacatcttgggcactctctctctctccctcgtgTGTCTGGTCGCAAATCCCTCTTTGTagtgtctctgcgagcactgggtgcACCATTggattttttcagtgtttttttcctgttagtcaaTGTGTATGgcgtataaaaataaaatcagacataggcattgtcgtcataattgacttgacaaaaagcctaattgtcatcatacccagctgcgtatgacgaaattggtaaattGGTATATACTACTACTCGTCGGcgagtggtcgtgcgttatccaaTTTTTAGGACATTtgcgtgcatcattttgggaagattttgaagggaatacaaactcaaacaaccctcaatattGACTGAAGGCCAGCGTgaaggcggggcaaaaagagccaacctgggagaagaaatgtcaaacaaaattataattaagtttagtgttaaattcgattaaacttttgttattttgagtgtgtctgcatcgttaatccaagttcatggaaatttgtttgttatgttatgagcatATTGCCATGCAaataatgcccccccccccgtcccgatctctccatctctctctctctccccccttcaAAATCCATATAattctagtactattaaacacctTTTTGCAATATTATACCCCtaattatgtgttactttgttaatagatggtgatttagaacaaatagaaaaaaatcaaatctaatatactgttttgggtgtttttcagaggtttggaacgaattaatttgttttaagttcattttaatggggaaggttcgtttgagttacgagaaaattgacatacgggggtcagtcccggaacgaatcaAATTACAACTACTATTAAACATTCAAATTTTAGTGAGGATTGAGCggtgtggaagatgaatgaataaataaaatagaatagttTGTATTTTTCTAATTAAAGCTTTTTATGAATATGTTCGTTTTATAGTAACTTGTTATTAGTACATCTTAGTTTATTAAGAAAATTAATACTATCATCAATTTTATAGTTGCATGTttattgaaaatacatttgtttttttttttgttcggtTTTGTTATACTTTTGAGTTCATCCACAATAATTTTCAGCTAGTACAGTGGACATGGCAACCCgttggcgcgagtggttagcgcagaCCTGGGCAATCCGGTCCTTGAGAGTcaatgtgggtgcaggtttttgttccaaccgatccagctcACAGAGTTGAACTAATTAGATTTCTGATTAAACAAGGAGCATCTGTCTGCAATCCATTGAtagcacttctaagataccagattggtggaaaggtttcctcttgggttggaacaaaaacctgcacccactgcggccctttgtggaactAATTGCCTAGGTCtgggttagcacgtcggccccAAAGCTCTGGGTTCctgcgttcaaatccaggttggtccacctgtgtggagttttcgcCTCTGACCGAGAGTCAGttgggatacgctccagcacccccgtgatgctaatgaggataaagtggttcagtaaATGAGATGAGTTGAGATTCTGTCATCCTTCGCCGCTTTGTGACTTCAACATTCATGGCTACAGTACATTGCAGTGTTTTATATTATAATGTCCCCAActaaactcgcaagcggaagacaaGTATTGATAAATGGGGCAAGTCAGGGTAACACTTCTTCGGCGCTTTGTTGTGTAGTACTCAAAGAAGCAAAATTTCACTGTGGAAGATTGATACAccgaataatataaaaatatgagaaGGCTGACGTCTTACTTTTCCTCTTGATTGGATTTCACATTTCGACTACAGAGAGCTTATTCCATCTTTGTTTGGATATCGAATCACCCTTGAAAATGGCCTCTAAGCGTCCTGGGTCATCTAAGGCATCCAATGAGCTTAGTAAAAAACAAGACATGATGACACTGACTGAAAAACTGATGTGCTAAATATGCTAAAGTGGCAATAAGTATGCCCATTTCGCACGCCATTACGGTATAAACAAATCTACCGTGAGTTATATCAAGAAAAAAGTGAATGTTTGGAAAAGGCAGACAATATCCTTTTCTAACGACATCAACCGAGTGGTAACCACTAGGatataaaaaatgaaccaaGATTATGAAGGATTTGCACTGTAGAAAAGCCGTGAGGGTGGCCTGACATGGGAGGACATCAAAACACTGCTTGAGAGCCATTCAACCCCCCAACTGATGAAGACCTTATCAAAATAATTCCATGGGAGGGGGGTGAGGAAGAAGAGGCAGCAGACAACTGTGGGGATGACGATGAAGAATGTGGGCTTACTTAATAAAATCTGCAGAACATCTTCAATGTTGCCAGCAGTTCGCAATAATGGGACCAGaagattgatgacaacatgaGCCGAACCATTGAATTTGCCAAATGTCTTGACAGGTTTCATGTCTTTGTATaaaagcatatttgtacaaaaaaagaaacagtggACACAAATTCCCGTCAACATCTTGGTTGTGCAGTGAAAAAATCTCGCAACAGCTTCCCCTGCTGCCCCTACTGCTCCTCCTGAAGATTTCATCGATGATCTAATCTAAAGCCTCTGCTCCCGATAAcctgttttccttttttctctctcttttataTCAAGTGTTGAGAAACAATTTTCACTCTGAGTACCGTACCGTACTTGAAGTACTTACTGTGTTTACCCACATATTAGCCACACCCTGATTCCCAatattcacctccatattcatgtttttttgtgggatCTAATCCATATGCTTTCAATAACTTgggatcagaggaagcacacagagtcAGCCATGATGAGATTCACcggacttcagctgaaggagggggtcagagtagccagcgctgggagatgtgtccttcccccagcctgaccagtatATATATTGATTCTGTTTTgcgttttatctgttcatcctttctctattttgaaataaatgaccatcgGCATTCACTTGTGATAagttcaccaataagtattcccaagcTCACCTTTCAATaacggaggcatctgagatcatatccttttattcttgcaagagagaatcgatccacacatgcctccggtcagatgattctgtAGACCCCGGTGTCCGTTATGCtcatatattcataagatttaaacaacatgcataatagaagtctaaacattatttaggGTCTCGTAACAATTTGTCTCAATTCTCAAAACttgtaggtctgtcgaatcttcccgagagaaaattgatgcggaccatcttgagaagctacgttaccaaaacaaatccacagttcccaagagcttgttgttaacCATCTTCAGAGTTcgatgcttcccaaaacaatttactGTCCTCTTGCTGTGAACtatagtctcgagaagtccaggtgtgaaggagaagtgaccttcaaaggtgttttggtttaCTTTGGAGTGAGCATTTATTTTGCAAGAGATgcattaaaatgccttgtattaatgtcacatttataataatgatgaacctaacattcctaataagcaaagcgttaatATCCAAAACAAGgcaaagtgttcttcattgcaagcacatttatataatgattatatttcaagcaaatttataataatgatgaacctaaccgCTTGCATTGTGACGACTTGGTGCACGCAACGGCGCCATTTTGTCGTGACATTATCATGTACAACTCAATAGCGAGGAGTAGGTGGAAGAGGGGGGCCGCCGGGCTACAaaggatatcaaagacatgctaGCGAAGTGGCAAGTTTTCTGATTTTGTGGAGTCCCCCGCCTTTCTCTATGTCCCTCCGCAAATTCCGTtaaattttagttctattaaacacattttatcactATTAAATAACTAGttgtgtgttactttgttaatagatggcgaattagaagaaaaaaaatgttttccaatccaatttcctgtttttggtgttttttttcagagggttgaaacaaataaaaatttttttagttcatttcaatgggaaatgttcgttcgagttacgagaacatcgacatacgagctcagtcccggaacaaattaagctcatatgtagaggtaccactgaatttccatttactcgtatctcaaatcaacgtttcccatagaaataaactaaaatcaaATTCATTAGTTCCAACCATGTTCTAATCTAAACAAATCCACCAATCtaaacaaattttaatgaacATGGATCTagatacagacactcaaaaatatgttttttgttctttgagAGAATGCTGccggtgtgtgtgtgagtagcCTGCCATCTTGCCTGAAATCTCAGAGGAGAGGAGAGTTCGGTCGAGAAAAGAAATTTCAAAATTGTGGAGGTCAAATCCTCTGAAAACTTTGCGATTTAGTCATAAAAGCAAAGACAATGCATAACGCGCACCCGAACTTTCTTCAATTTATTTGTTACAATTTTTTGCGCATTGTTTGTGTCTATTTTTACAGTATCATCCTGACCGTCTTGGAGATGTGTGTGACTTTGAAGCAGAAACTAGTATGAAGATGTTCCTTGAAATTGATGCAGCCTGGAAAATTCTGTGTGAAGTTGAAAGTCGAAAAATATATGATCAACAAACGAGAGGTAACAACTCAAAACACTTGTAATCGTGGTAACAGGTTTTTCAGTCCATacctcacttgttttttttatgggagGTCAtggtagcgagggaacactgtagtgagAATGGGTACACCAAATATCATATATTCAGAGCCTAGATGCATTACATTGCGTTTTACCCTTTTTGTTGCTAGTGAATTTTGCACTGTGTACATTACCggtgaaaaaatactttttgtcgcTGTTTAAATGCCTCTGTAATATTGACTTTCATTGATATGCTAAATAGATGGCATGCCAATGTTGTACATCATTCAGCTGGGAGGTACCTTGTTAATGTTGTTGGGTCTGCTGTGCTGTTAAAAGTGAGACTGAGGAAGTAAAAGCATTTCCTCTCTGAGATGCATGCGCGTTGTGGCGATCTCTATGCtgggaataaataaaaatacttttgtgaGGTGACGAGGACTAATATGTAGCGGCTGATTTCTTCGCACAGGTTGCCGTGCTGCATGTTGTAGCGGGCGTTATTCTTCAAGTGCTGGCACTTTCAGCTGAATGCCACATGGTGCACCCGTGCTGTTGTTCACCGCCCGGAGCTGGCATCTTCCGAGGCGCGTAGTTGCAAATTCCCCTGTGGGCTAAGAGACCCGACTCcgagtaataataaaaaaaaagaaagaaccaGCATTATGATGGATGTACACCGTGAAGCTGGCATGACGACTGATGACAACATTGATGGATGACCaagccattgaatttggcaacCGAATTTTACTGTGTCAAGACTACAACAACAGCAATATTTGTTCAAGAACAATGCCTCTCGAATATGATTTCCATTTATGAGTTGGGCCAGATATATGTTGTTTGCGAacgtccaggattatttctttagttttcgtggtgttcagtgtgagattgttcaccgagcaccccgaagacagtttgttgacctcatctctgtaggccgaatCATCCCCACCTGAGATGAGTCCAATCACAGTgatgtcatcggcaaatttgatgatggagtttgactaGTGGGCTgatgtacagtcgtatgtgtacagggagtgcagaagaggactcagtacacagccttgaggggagccagtgctcagtgtaatggaggaagagaggcggggaccaagtctaacagtttgtggtcggttggtcaagaagttctttatccagcagcagaatGAAGAGGACAgttcaaggtgggagagtttgtcattcagaatgtccggtattagtgttgaaggctgagctatagtcaatgaaaagcatcctcgcATAATTCCCATGGtcctccaggtggctcagtgctgtgagTAGAgtcacggcgatagcatcctcagtggaccagGGTTATTCCTGATGTGgagggccaccaacttttcaaagcacttcatgatctcaggcgtgagtgcaacaggcctataatcattcaagCTGTCAACGGTTGGCTTTTTgaggacagggataatggtggcagatttcaggcaggctgGAATGTTGGATTGTTGTAGGCAACAATTGAAAATTTTCGtgaagactccagccagctgttcagc contains:
- the dnajc24 gene encoding dnaJ homolog subfamily C member 24 isoform X3, producing the protein MSLKKDLYAILGASPSDSVQELRHKYQKLVLQYHPDRLGDVCDFEAETSMKMFLEIDAAWKILCEVESRKIYDQQTRDREFKQDWPVDSVVSLKDMTWDQGKFNIDRTANFSRYSGGDKKCKLRYS
- the dnajc24 gene encoding dnaJ homolog subfamily C member 24 isoform X2, with product MSLKKDLYAILGASPSDSVQELRHKYQKLVLQYHPDRLGDVCDFEAETSMKMFLEIDAAWKILCEVESRKIYDQQTRDREFKQDWPVDSVVSLKDMTWDQDLTSTELPISPDIPEVTRNANSGTPDNLPKLRLWLLHLNSTFDLSAL